One Leucobacter muris DNA segment encodes these proteins:
- a CDS encoding ABC transporter ATP-binding protein yields the protein MSAAARASQAPPAPAIRMSGITRSFGAVEVLRGVDLAVERGAICALLGSNGAGKTTLVRILTTLLRADSGEASVAGFDVSSRPAEVRRAISLTGQFTAVDGVLTGLENLVLMARLRHLPDPERAARELLRRFSLTEAGGRRASSYSGGMRRRLDLAMSLIGDPEVILLDEPTTGLDPEARLEVWQAVRELARGGTTVLLTTQYLEEAEQLADRIAILHRGRIIANGTLQELKELLPPARVEYVEKQPSLEEVFLAVIGAGSREEER from the coding sequence ATGAGCGCCGCCGCACGGGCCTCCCAGGCGCCCCCGGCCCCCGCGATCCGCATGAGCGGGATCACCCGGTCGTTCGGCGCGGTGGAGGTGCTGCGGGGCGTCGACCTCGCCGTCGAACGGGGCGCGATCTGCGCGCTCCTCGGCTCGAACGGCGCGGGCAAGACCACGCTCGTGCGGATCCTCACCACCCTGCTGCGCGCCGACTCCGGCGAGGCCTCTGTCGCCGGCTTCGACGTGTCGAGCCGGCCCGCCGAGGTGCGCCGCGCGATCAGCCTGACCGGGCAGTTCACCGCGGTCGACGGCGTGCTCACCGGGCTCGAGAACCTCGTGCTGATGGCGCGGCTGCGGCACCTGCCGGATCCCGAGCGCGCGGCGCGCGAGCTGCTGCGGCGCTTCTCGCTCACCGAGGCGGGGGGTCGGCGGGCCTCGTCGTACTCCGGCGGCATGCGGCGGCGCCTCGACCTCGCGATGAGCCTGATCGGCGACCCCGAGGTGATCCTGCTCGACGAGCCGACGACCGGGCTCGATCCCGAGGCCCGGCTCGAGGTCTGGCAGGCCGTGCGCGAGCTCGCCCGCGGAGGCACGACGGTGCTGCTCACCACGCAGTACCTCGAGGAGGCCGAGCAGCTCGCGGATCGCATCGCGATCCTGCATCGGGGCCGGATCATCGCGAACGGCACCCTGCAAGAGCTGAAGGAGCTGCTGCCGCCGGCTCGCGTCGAGTACGTCGAGAAGCAGCCCTCGCTCGAAGAGGTGTTCCTGGCGGTCATCGGGGCCGGCAGCCGAGAAGAGGAACGGTGA
- a CDS encoding DUF1048 domain-containing protein: MSTFLDTILGDLGEKRRWRECQARIKTLPADYRTATQAVERYLMHFGAVSKGEVLVRMTEDLADLFEQAAADGTPVRAVVGDDPVAFAETFLANYSEGQWINKERRRLAAAIDALDGADDVDGGRRP, translated from the coding sequence ATGAGTACATTCCTCGACACCATCCTCGGCGACCTCGGCGAGAAGCGCCGCTGGCGCGAGTGCCAGGCGCGCATCAAGACGCTGCCAGCCGACTACCGCACGGCCACCCAAGCGGTCGAGCGCTACCTCATGCACTTCGGCGCCGTATCGAAGGGGGAGGTGCTGGTGCGCATGACCGAGGACCTCGCAGACCTCTTCGAGCAGGCCGCAGCAGACGGCACCCCGGTGCGCGCCGTCGTCGGCGACGATCCGGTCGCGTTCGCCGAGACCTTCCTCGCGAACTACTCGGAGGGGCAGTGGATCAACAAGGAGCGGCGCCGGCTCGCGGCGGCGATCGACGCGCTCGACGGCGCCGACGATGTCGACGGAGGTCGGAGGCCATGA
- a CDS encoding PadR family transcriptional regulator, whose protein sequence is MARQMTEMLKGVLEGIVLAIISGQPSYGYQIRARLQELGFADIAEGTVYALLVRIEQRGLVAVAKTPSEKGPPRKVYSLNARGGAYLDEFWESWGFLSDRIIQLRQGAAS, encoded by the coding sequence GTGGCGCGGCAGATGACTGAGATGCTGAAGGGCGTGCTGGAGGGCATCGTGCTCGCCATCATCTCCGGGCAGCCGAGCTACGGCTACCAGATCCGCGCGCGGCTCCAAGAGCTCGGCTTCGCCGACATCGCCGAGGGAACCGTCTACGCCCTGCTCGTGCGCATCGAGCAGCGAGGTCTCGTCGCCGTCGCCAAGACCCCGTCCGAGAAGGGCCCGCCGCGCAAGGTGTACTCCCTCAATGCGCGGGGCGGTGCCTACCTCGACGAGTTCTGGGAGTCGTGGGGCTTCCTCTCCGATCGCATCATCCAACTTCGACAGGGAGCAGCCTCATGA
- a CDS encoding ABC transporter permease — MNRYLIHDTGVLHARLLRHVLRSPDTLITTAVMPIAIMLMFVLVLGGAIDTGATPYVDYMLPGILLITVASGVSYTAMRLFQDLNTGIFERFQSMPIARSSVLWAHVLTSLVANLVSLAVVVAAALLVGFGSGAGVGEWLAVLGILVLFTLALTWIAVIPGLAAKSLDGAVAFSYPLIFLPFVSSAFVPTGTMPAPVRFFAEHQPVTSIVDAIRGLLAQQPVSGEIWVALAWCAGILVAAAGASIVLYRRRAG, encoded by the coding sequence GTGAACCGCTACCTGATCCACGACACCGGTGTGCTGCACGCGAGGCTGCTGCGCCACGTGCTGCGCAGCCCCGACACCCTCATCACCACCGCCGTGATGCCGATCGCGATCATGCTGATGTTCGTCCTCGTGCTCGGCGGGGCGATCGACACCGGAGCCACCCCCTACGTCGACTACATGCTGCCCGGCATCCTGCTCATCACGGTCGCGTCGGGCGTCTCCTACACCGCGATGCGCCTGTTCCAAGACCTCAACACCGGCATCTTCGAGCGCTTCCAGTCGATGCCGATCGCACGCTCGTCGGTGCTCTGGGCGCACGTGCTGACCTCGCTCGTCGCGAACCTCGTCTCGCTCGCGGTCGTCGTGGCCGCCGCGCTGCTCGTGGGGTTCGGGAGCGGCGCGGGAGTCGGGGAGTGGCTCGCGGTGCTCGGGATCCTGGTGCTGTTCACGCTCGCGCTCACCTGGATCGCGGTGATCCCCGGCCTCGCGGCGAAGAGCCTCGACGGGGCGGTCGCCTTCTCGTATCCGCTGATCTTCCTGCCCTTCGTCAGCTCCGCCTTCGTGCCGACCGGCACCATGCCCGCGCCGGTGCGGTTCTTCGCCGAGCACCAGCCGGTGACGTCGATCGTGGACGCGATCCGCGGGCTGCTCGCGCAGCAGCCCGTGAGCGGCGAGATCTGGGTGGCGCTCGCCTGGTGCGCTGGGATCCTCGTCGCCGCGGCGGGTGCTTCGATCGTGCTGTACCGGCGTCGGGCAGGCTAG
- a CDS encoding MFS transporter, whose amino-acid sequence MRDTTRPRLPFEVWALVAGGFTVALGYGVVAPAIPQFALEFGVSAFAASAIVSAFALMRLLSAPLAGWVVGRFGERRTYTVGILIVALSTGAAAFAADYTQFVVLRGLGGVGSTMFTVAATALLVKVSPPDARGRVASLNAAGFLLGGLLGPVFGGIVASFGLRAPFVFYFATLLAAATVVAVALRRSRAAGAPVPLSGAEAEAGSALRLGEALRVPQYRALLLSVFAFGWASYGVRVSVLPILVAVAFGGDATVAAWVLAAYAAGNAILIFPSGRWNDTLGRKPVLITGMAVLAVTYAAVPASPGVWTAAAVMFVAGAGSALVNPGQQAVLADVLAQRRGGQVVAGYSMMSDLGGVLGPAVAGAVVDLAGFGWAFGITAALLVAASIAWSLIPDSRGLAPADSAR is encoded by the coding sequence ATGCGCGACACCACCCGGCCCCGACTCCCCTTCGAGGTCTGGGCCCTCGTCGCGGGCGGCTTCACGGTCGCGCTCGGCTACGGCGTCGTCGCGCCCGCGATCCCGCAGTTCGCGCTCGAGTTCGGCGTCTCGGCGTTCGCGGCGTCGGCCATCGTGAGCGCCTTCGCACTCATGCGCCTGCTCTCGGCACCGCTGGCGGGCTGGGTGGTCGGCCGATTCGGCGAGCGGCGCACCTACACGGTCGGCATCCTCATCGTGGCGCTCTCGACAGGAGCCGCGGCATTCGCGGCCGACTACACGCAGTTCGTGGTGCTGCGCGGCCTCGGCGGGGTCGGCTCGACCATGTTCACGGTCGCGGCCACGGCACTGCTCGTCAAGGTGAGCCCGCCCGACGCGCGCGGCCGCGTCGCGAGCCTCAACGCGGCGGGCTTTCTGCTGGGTGGCCTGCTCGGGCCCGTGTTCGGTGGCATCGTGGCGAGCTTCGGGCTGCGCGCACCGTTCGTGTTCTACTTCGCGACGCTGCTCGCCGCGGCGACGGTCGTGGCGGTTGCGCTGCGCCGTTCCCGGGCAGCGGGCGCCCCGGTGCCGCTGAGCGGCGCGGAGGCGGAGGCCGGCTCGGCGCTGCGGCTCGGCGAGGCCCTGCGGGTGCCGCAGTACCGCGCGCTGCTGCTGTCGGTGTTCGCGTTCGGGTGGGCGTCGTACGGAGTGCGAGTCTCGGTGCTGCCGATCCTCGTCGCGGTCGCGTTCGGCGGCGACGCGACGGTCGCCGCCTGGGTGCTCGCCGCGTACGCCGCCGGCAACGCGATCCTCATCTTCCCCTCGGGCCGCTGGAACGACACCCTGGGCCGCAAACCCGTGCTCATCACGGGCATGGCGGTGCTCGCGGTCACCTACGCAGCGGTGCCCGCCTCCCCCGGGGTCTGGACGGCGGCGGCCGTGATGTTCGTCGCGGGTGCGGGATCGGCGCTCGTCAATCCGGGCCAGCAGGCGGTGCTCGCCGACGTGCTGGCGCAGCGCCGGGGCGGGCAGGTGGTCGCGGGCTACTCGATGATGAGCGATCTGGGCGGCGTGCTCGGGCCCGCCGTCGCGGGCGCCGTAGTCGACCTCGCGGGCTTCGGCTGGGCGTTCGGGATCACGGCGGCGCTGCTCGTCGCAGCGTCGATCGCGTGGTCGCTGATCCCGGACTCCCGCGGCCTCGCCCCCGCGGATTCGGCCCGCTGA